The Phragmites australis chromosome 15, lpPhrAust1.1, whole genome shotgun sequence genome window below encodes:
- the LOC133891998 gene encoding PHD finger-like domain-containing protein 5A — MAKHHPDLIMCRKQPGIAIGRLCEKCDGKCVICDSYVRPCTLVRVCDECNYGSFQGRCVICGGVGISDAYYCKECTQQEKDRDGCPKIVNLGSAKTDLFYERKKYGFKKR; from the coding sequence ATGGCGAAGCACCATCCCGATCTCATCATGTGCCGGAAGCAGCCCGGCATCGCCATTGGCCGCCTGTGCGAGAAGTGCGACGGCAAGTGCGTAATCTGCGACTCGTACGTGCGGCCGTGCACGCTCGTCCGGGTCTGCGACGAGTGCAACTACGGCTCGTTCCAGGGGAGGTGCGTCATCTGCGGAGGGGTCGGCATCTCCGACGCCTACTACTGCAAGGAGTGCACGCAGCAGGAGAAGGACCGGGATGGTTGCCCCAAGATCGTCAACCTGGGTAGCGCCAAGACCGATCTCTTCTACGAGCGCAAGAAGTACGGCTTCAAGAAGAGGTGA